A genomic segment from Glycine soja cultivar W05 chromosome 18, ASM419377v2, whole genome shotgun sequence encodes:
- the LOC114396553 gene encoding U-box domain-containing protein 45-like, with protein sequence MRIMDVAEVEESFFAASDAKLHGEMCKCLSAIYCKILSLFPSLEAARPRSKSGIQALCSLHVALEKAKNVLQHCSECSKLYLAITGDSVLLKFEKAKCALGDSLKRVEDIVPQSIGCQIDEIVKELASTVFALDPSEKQVGDDLIALLQQGRKFSDSNDSNELECFHLAATRLGITSSRTALTERRALKKLIERARAEEDKRKESIIAFLLHLMRKYSKLFRSEFSDDNDSQGSQPCSPTVQRSLEDGIPGGHCHAFDRQLSKLSSFNFKPNNRKSGQMLLPPEELRCPISLQLMSDPVIIASGQTYERVCIEKWFRDGHNTCPKTQQKLSHLCLTPNYCVKGLVASWCEQNGVPIPEGPPESLDFNYWRLALSDTESTNSRSVNSVGSCKLKGVKVVPVEESGISEQMGGNATESFSAQEEDNEQYVSFLKVLTEGNNWKRKCKVVEQLRLLLRDDEEARIFMGANGFVEALMQFLQSAVHEANAMALEIGAMALFNLAVNNNRNKEIMISTGILSLLEEMISKTSSYGCAVALYLNLSCLDKAKHMIGTSQAVQFLIQILEAKTEVQCKIDSLHALYNLSTVPSNIPNLLSSGIMDGLQSLLVDQGDCMWTEKCIAVLINLAVYQAGREKMMLAPGLISALASTLDTGEPIEQEQAASCLLILCNRSEECCQMVLQEGVIPALVSISVNGTSRGREKAQKLLMVFREQRQRDHSPVKIDQPESESSDLSMPPPDTKPLSKTISRRKVVGKAFSFLWKSKSYSVYQC encoded by the exons ATGCGAATAATGGATGTTGCTGAGGTTGAAGAAAGTTTTTTTGCAGCAAGCGATGCCAAG TTACATGGAGAAATGTGCAAGTGTCTGTCTGCAATATACTGCAAGATATTGTCATTATTTCCTTCTTTAGAAGCAGCTAGGCCTAGGAGCAAATCTGGAATTCAGGCATTATGTTCATTGCATGTAGCCTTAGAAAAGGCAAAGAATGTTCTTCAGCACTGCTCAGAGTGTAGTAAACTTTACTTG GCTATAACTGGGGATTCTGTTCTGCTAAAATTTGAGAAGGCTAAATGTGCTCTTGGGGACAGTCTTAAACGGGTGGAAGATATTGTTCCTCAATCTATTGGTTGTCAG ATTGACGAAATTGTGAAAGAACTTGCAAGTACGGTATTTGCACTTGACCCATCAGAGAAGCAAGTTGGGGATGATTTAATTGCATTGCTTCAGCAGGGAAGAAAGTTTAGTGACTCTAATGATAGTAATGAACTTGAATGTTTTCATCTGGCTGCTACTAGACTTGGAATCACTTCTTCAAGAACAGCTCTTACAGAAAGAAGAGCTCTAAAAAAACTCATAGAAAGGGCTCGTGCTGAGGAAGACAAGCGGAAAGAATCaattattgcttttcttttacaCCTTATGAGGAAATATTCCAAGTTATTTAGAAGTGAGTTTTCTGATGACAATGATTCTCAGGGTTCTCAACCTTGTTCTCCCACTGTTCAGAGATCTCTTGAGGATGGCATTCCCGGTGGTCATTGTCATGCCTTTGACAGACAGCTTTCAAAACTTAGTTCCTTTAATTTTAAGCCAAATAATAGGAAATCAGGGCAGATGCTCCTTCCGCCAGAAGAGTTAAGGTGCCCAATATCTCTGCAACTTATGAGTGATCCTGTTATAATTGCTTCTGGGCAAACATATGAAAGGGTTTGTATAGAGAAATGGTTCAGAGATGGGCACAACACCTGCCCAAAGACTCAACAGAAACTTTCACATCTTTGTTTGACTCCTAATTACTGTGTTAAGGGTCTTGTAGCTAGTTGGTGTGAACAGAATGGAGTTCCTATTCCTGAAGGCCCTCCTGAATCTCTTGATTTTAACTACTGGAGATTGGCATTATCAGACACTGAATCCACAAATTCAAGATCCGTAAACAGTGTTGGCTCTTGCAAGTTGAAGGGTGTCAAAGTTGTTCCTGTAGAAGAGAGTGGTATCTCAGAGCAAATGGGGGGAAATGCTACTGAAAGTTTTTCTGCGCAAGAGGAAGATAATGAACAGTATGTTAGTTTTCTTAAAGTCTTGACAGAAGGGAACAATTGGAAGAGGAAGTGTAAAGTGGTTGAACAGTTGAGGCTGTTGCTGCGGGATGATGAGGAAGCCAGGATTTTTATGGGGGCCAATGGATTTGTTGAAGCACTTATGCAGTTTCTGCAATCAGCTGTGCATGAAGCGAATGCGATGGCTCTTGAAATTGGTGCCATGGCTCTGTTCAACCTGGCTGTGAATAACAATAG AAATAAGGAAATTATGATATCAACAGGAATCTTGTCGTTGTTGGAGGAAAtgatttcaaaaactagttcCTACGGTTGTGCAGTTGCCCTGTATCTGAATCTTTCTTGCCTCGATAAAGCCAAGCATATGATTGGCACAAGTCAGGCTGTCCAGTTCCTAATCCAGATTCTTGAAGCCAAGACAGAAGTCCAGTGCAAGATAGATTCCCTCCATGCACTCTATAACCTTTCTACTGTGCCCTCAAATATTCCAAACCTCCTTTCGTCTGGCATCATGGATGGCCTACAATCCCTTCTTGTAGACCAGGGTGATTGCATGTGGACAGAAAAATGCATAGCTGTTTTGATAAATTTGGCGGTTTATCAAGCAGGAAGAGAGAAAATGATGTTGGCTCCTGGACTTATAAGTGCCTTGGCTTCCACACTAGATACCGGTGAGCCCATAGAGCAGGAACAAGCTGCTTCTTGTCTCCTAATTTTGTGTAACAGGAGTGAGGAATGTTGTCAGATGGTCCTGCAAGAAGGGGTTATACCTGCATTGGTGTCAATATCAGTGAATGGGACCTCGAGAGGAAGAGAGAAGGCTCAGAAGCTCTTGATGGTCTTCAGAGAGCAGCGACAACGAGACCATTCTCCTGTTAAGATTGATCAACCTGAATCCGAAAGTAGTGATTTGTCTATGCCTCCTCCTGACACCAAACCGCTATCTAAAACAATATCTAGAAGAAAGGTGGTGGGGAAAGCTTTTAGCTTTCTCTGGAAAAGCAAGAGCTATTCTGTTTACCAGTGTTAA
- the LOC114395989 gene encoding OTU domain-containing protein At3g57810-like, with translation MKRMEEVPNKSKLQAQETRAIYGIPGDGRCLFRSVVYGACLRSGESSPSLSRQKELADELRAKVVDEFIKRRADTEWFLEGDFDTYTVQMRKPQYEEENLDFSCPHMFYS, from the exons ATGAAAAGGATGGAGGAAGTGCCTAACAAGTCCAAGCTCCAAGCTCAAGAGACAAGAGCAATATACG GCATTCCAGGAGATGGTAGATGTTTGTTTAGATCTGTGGTCTATGGTGCATGTCTAAGATCAGGGGAATCATCTCCAAGTCTTAGCAGGCAAAAAGAACTCGCAGATGAACTCAGAGCCAAG GTTGTGGATGAATTCATAAAGAGGAGGGCAGACACTGAGTG GTTTCTAGAAGGTGACTTTGATACCTATACAGTACAGATGCGAAAGCCTCAATATGAGGAGGAGAACCTGGACTTCTCATGTCCTCACATGTTTTACAGCTAA
- the LOC114395885 gene encoding ankyrin-1-like produces MMVLANSGTGLRKQVFPVDYETEISQRLVDAAHYGDTDAAFECIANPLVDVNFVGTVSFKSKTTEIVLQDESPHRVNSAYEEFKTELTALFLAAHTGNLSLLRKLLNVGANVNMRLFRGYATTASVREGHLKILEVLINAGASQLACEEALMEASYLGRARFAELLMQSNMVRPQVAVHALVSACCRGFVEVIDVLIKHGVDANAIDRILLQSSKPFLHASVDCNALFAAVVSRQINVVGLLLQVGVRLDIKVKLGAWSWDTDTGEEFRVGVGLAEPYPITWCAVEYFESTGAILHMLLCQLSPNSLHTGRSLLHHAIICNNEKAVNILLKNGADAEVVVQTTEETNEHPIHMAARLGSCNILQCLINGGCNLDSQTKCGDTALMICARYKHEKCLGVLVSAGADLGMVNSSGHCATSIANCVQWTKVFQRAILDVIRAGKVVKSSNTSRFSALLFVTRANDIEGLKKLIENNNIDLDEQNANGFSAAMIAAVGGNVEAFKLLLYAGADVTNLKNKYGLTALNLIDISQNGEVFHKVMLEYALKKGGNGSIEVNPLHRAACYGDINIAHNLLKEGYDVNAFDGQGYTPLMLAARGCRGEMCELLISYGAKCDIQNERHETALLLARENGARNDAERVILDEVARKLVLRGGRVKKHTKCGKGSPHGKLLVMIGAAGILRWGKSSKRNVICKEAEVGPSAKFRWNRRRKFDVDEPGMFHVVTTKNKQVHFVCEGGVEMAELWVRGIRLATREAIFGQRADEV; encoded by the exons atgatGGTGTTGGCGAATTCTGGTACGGGGCTTAGGAAACAGGTTTTTCCCGTAGATTACGAAACAGAGATTTCGCAGCGTCTCGTAGACGCTGCTCACTACGGTGACACAGACGCTGCGTTCGAATGCATCGCGAATCCCTTGGTGGACGTTAACTTCGTCGGAACGGTGTCGTTTAAGTCCAAAACGACGGAGATCGTGCTGCAGGACGAGTCGCCTCACAGAGTTAACTCGGCGTACGAGGAGTTCAAGACCGAGCTCACTGCTCTGTTTTTGGCTGCGCACACAGGGAATTTGTCACTCCTCCGGAAGCTTCTG AATGTTGGAGCAAATGTAAATATGAGATTGTTCCGGGGCTATGCCACAACAGCATCAGTGAGAGAAGGGCatctaaaaatattggaggTCCTTATCAATGCTGGGGCGTCACAACTTGCATGCGAGGAGGCTTTAATGGAAGCAAGTTACTTGGGGAGGGCCAGGTTTGCTGAACTACTCATGCAGTCCAACATGGTTCGTCCTCAGGTAGCAGTTCATGCTCTTGTCTCTGCATGTTGCAGAGGCTTCGTTGAGGTTATTGATGTACTCATCAAG CATGGAGTGGATGCCAATGCAATCGATAGGATTTTGCTTCAATCTTCAAAACCATTTCTTCACGCTAGTGTTGATTGCAATGCATTATTCGCCGCTGTGGTCAGCAGGCAGATTAATGTAGTTGGATTACTGTTGCAG GTTGGCGTAAGGCTTGATATCAAGGTCAAACTTGGGGCCTGGTCGTGGGACACGGATACAGGAGAAGAATTTCGTGTGGGTGTTGGGCTAGCTGAGCCTTATCCAATCACATGGTGTGCTGTGGAGTATTTTGAATCCACTGGTGCTATATTGCACATGCTTCTCTGCCAGCTCTCGCCTAATAGCTTGCACACTGGGAGGAGTCTCTTGCACCATGCTATCATTTGTAACAATGAAAAAGCTGTAAATATACTTCTAAAGAACGGTGCTGATGCAGAAGTGGTAGTGCAAACCACAGAAGAAACCAATGAACACCCTATTCACATGGCTGCACGGCTCGGGTCATGTAACATTCTTCAGTGCCTGATTAATGGTGGTTGTAACTTGGACTCTCAAACAAAATGTGGAGACACAGCATTGATGATCTGTGCAAGGTACAAACATGAGAAGTGCCTTGGAGTCCTAGTATCAGCAGGTGCTGATTTGGGTATGGTAAATTCATCTGGTCACTGTGCAACTTCAATTGCAAACTGTGTTCAGTGGACTAAAGTCTTCCAGAGAGCAATCTTGGATGTAATCAGAGCCGGGAAGGTTGTTAAATCAAGCAACACCTCTAGATTTTCCGCTTTGTTATTTGTAACTCGTGCAAATGATATAGAGGGTTTGAAGAAACTCATTGAAAATAATAACATCGATCTAGATGAGCAAAATGCAAATGGATTTTCAGCTGCTATGATAGCTGCTGTAGGGGGCAATGTGGAGGCTTTCAAGTTACTTCTTTATGCTGGGGCTGATGTGACTAATCTTAAAAACAAGTATGGTTTGACAGCCCTTAACCTCATAGATATTAGCCAAAATGGTGAAGTGTTCCACAAGGTGATGCTTGAATATGCACTTAAAAAGGGAGGCAATGGTTCGATTGAGGTGAATCCTCTCCACCGTGCAGCTTGCTATGGGGACATAAACATTGCTCACAACCTACTAAAAGAAGGGTATGATGTCAATGCTTTTGATGGTCAAGGATATACCCCTTTGATGTTAGCAGCAAGAGGATGCCGCGGCGAGATGTGTGAGCTTTTGATCTCTTATGGAGCTAAATGTGATATTCAGAATGAGAGGCACGAGACAGCACTTTTACTTGCAAGAGAAAATGGAGCACGAAATGATGCAGAACGCGTGATATTGGATGAGGTAGCTCGAAAACTAGTCTTGCGTGGTGGTCGTGTTAAAAAACATACAAAGTGTGGTAAAGGTTCACCTCATGGTAAGTTACTAGTGATGATTGGAGCTGCTGGAATCTTACGTTGGGGGAAATCTAGTAAGAGAAACGTGATTTGTAAAGAGGCTGAGGTTGGACCAAGTGCGAAATTTCGATGGAATCGCAGGAGGAAGTTTGATGTTGATGAGCCAGGAATGTTCCATGTGGTCACTACAAAAAATAAGCAGGTACATTTTGTGTGTGAAGGTGGGGTTGAAATGGCTGAATTATGGGTAAGGGGGATTAGATTAGCAACTAGAGAAGCCATTTTTGGTCAAAGAGCTGATGAAGTTTGA
- the LOC114397686 gene encoding uncharacterized protein LOC114397686: MPGCGQMQNALLHYSTFFHTTGQNSLMVFHFPLKIDNFHTMPFFGSLDFIKKVMAIQTEQPLPTHTPFLTSNSNQDHQHLPQENNNNDEETQTPLDDVLARLEALLTLLGFNQSSLLSFTVSWTTFAAVGVVVPLLALQVYDTDKNQIKSFEIGIVAFQTCLASVSLICLSHNLRKYGLTRFLFVDRHAAHMPCFHHDYVKQISGSLRLIILWVLSCFLLKTAREITRLSLVEHGSLWLSIAVLLALIVSWTYVSAISLSACVLFHLVCSLQLIHFDDYGKLLQRENDVLVFMEEHIRLRFHLSKISHRFRIYLLLQFLVVTASQFVTLLQVTGFGGALTFISGGDFAVSTLVQVVGIIIVLHAATKISHRAQGIVSLASRWHALVTCTSDSSKLRYCASTGSLEAAKHLNSMFLDYSESDLESSDYIGVPSHTQLASYMSSHNKRQAFVMYLQTNAGGISIFGWTVDRSLVNTIFFFELTLVTFVLSKTIL, encoded by the exons ATGCCTGGTTGCGGGCAAATGCAAAATGCGTTGCTTCACTATTCCACTTTCTTCCATACCACAGGTCAAAACAGCTTGATGGTGTTCCACTTTCCCctgaaaattgataattttcacACGATGCCGTTTTTTGGGTCCTTAGatttcataaagaaagtcaTGGCCATACAAACAGAGCAACCTCTTCCCACTCACACTCCCTTCCTCACTTCAAACTCAAACCAAGACCACCAACACCTAccacaagaaaataataacaatgatgaAGAAACACAAACACCCCTTGATGATGTCCTTGCACGTTTAGAAGCACTTCTCACGCTACTTGGCTTCAACCAGTCTTCATTGTTGAGCTTCACCGTGTCTTGGACAACTTTTGCGGCGGTTGGTGTGGTGGTGCCACTCCTGGCCCTTCAGGTGTATGACACGGACAAGAATCAGATAAAAAGTTTTGAAATTGGCATTGTTGCATTTCAGACTTGCCTAGCTTCCGTGTCCTTGATTTGCCTCTCTCACAATCTTCGCAAGTATGGCCTCACCAGGTTCCTCTTCGTTGACCGCCACGCTGCTCACATGCCATGCTTTCACCATGATTACGTTAAACAGATTTCG GGGTCTTTACGCTTGATCATCCTTTGGGTGTTGTCATGTTTCCTTTTGAAGACAGCCCGAGAAATCACTCGCCTTTCCTTGGTAGAACACGGGTCTCTATGGCTCTCTATTGCTGTTTTATTGGCTCTGATTGTATCATGGACTTATGTGAGTGCAATCTCTTTATCGGCCTGTGTTCTATTTCACTTGGTCTGCAGTTTGCAACTCATTCACTTTGATGATTACGGGAAACTCTTGCAAAGGGAAAATGATGTGTTGGTTTTTATGGAGGAGCACATTCGGTTGCGATTCCATCTGTCCAAGATAAGCCATAGATTCAGAATTTACTTGCTTCTACAGTTCTTGGTTGTCACAGCTAGCCAATTTGTGACTCTATTACAGGTCACTGGATTTGGTGGAGCACTGACTTTCATAAGTGGTGGAGATTTTGCT GTTTCCACACTTGTTCAAGTGGTTGGAATTATTATTGTTCTGCATGCAGCAACAAAGATTTCACATAGAGCTCAAGGCATTGTTTCACTTGCAAGCAGATGGCATGCGCTAGTAACATGCACTTCTGATTCATCTAAACTGAGATATTGTGCTAGTACAGGGAGCTTGGAGGCTGCAAAACATTTAAACTCAATGTTTTTGGATTACTCAGAAAGTGATCTAGAGTCATCAGATTACATTGGTGTGCCTTCACATACCCAGTTAGCTTCTTATATGTCCTCGCATAACAAGAGACAAGCCTTTG TGATGTATCTGCAGACAAATGCTGGAGGAATCAGTATATTTGGATGGACAGTTGACCGGTCTCTTGTGAAcacaatatttttctttgaattgacTCTGGTTACCTTTGTTCTTAGTAAGACAATACTTTAa
- the LOC114397684 gene encoding cyclin-dependent kinase G-2-like isoform X1: MAAGRHGGYRDNEFRDRESNFDVSRRVFNNNSRQEYDSMTNGSRDVVRVGSKDARDRIRLRQKDIREREAPNGSYLSKSDSGGSGGCSCGFGPRRCGFSVKTMDREPGELSSESGSDDDGIESGSQEKYCEVATSEGNCARSPLERKRKFSPIVWDQDDNEVNNLSKLRVVTAVTTLPPLPRVHLSPNVPDRGVETHPVKHTEAEILELPTVTNPPLLSESDQDAESESPVGLHSLLPDQEAKRPEGEDYIPTHNISSSRWAAGDNSPGDEGEINDDKEILKRRKLSPELGMRVRNRMSRLEESNIEDFVGARAKSSESEERGSHGRLSSGDYCPGNMSRKDDYMEIDGQGSRSEASGYHSDTDLEDDSRETSEPPVPPQRVANMLQGCRSVDEFERLNKIDEGTYGVVFRAKDKKTDEIVALKKVKMEKEKEGFPLTSLREINILLSFHHPSIVDVKEVVVGSNLDSIFMVMEYMEHDLKGLMEAMKQPFSQSEVKCLMLQLLEGVKYLHGNWVLHRDLKTSNLLLNNRGELKICDFGLARQYGSPLKPYTHLVVTLWYRAPELLLGTKQYSTAIDMWSLGCIMAELLSKEPLFNGRTEFEQLDKIFRILGTPNETIWPGFSELPRVKVNFVKNKYNLLHKKFPATSVTGSPVLSDSGFDLLNKLLTYDPVKRITAEEALNHEWFREVPLPKSKEFMPTFPAQHAQDRRMRKILKSPDPLAKQHWKEMQQGESGTGGIFG; the protein is encoded by the exons ATGGCGGCTGGTAGACATGGAGGTTATCGTGACAACGAGTTTAGGGACCGTGAGTCCAATTTTGATGTTTCAAGGCgggtttttaataataattctaGACAAGAGTATGATAGTATGACGAATGGTAGCCGCGATGTTGTGAGGGTTGGGAGCAAGGATGCAAGAGATAGGATTAGACTGAGGCAGAAAGATATTAGGGAGAGGGAAGCTCCAAATGGTAGCTATTTGAGTAAGAGTGACTCTGGCGGTAGCGGCGGTTGTAGTTGTGGATTTGGTCCCAGAAGATGTGGGTTTTCTGTTAAGACTATGGATAGAGAGCCGGGTGAGCTTTCTAGTGAGAGTGGGTCCGATGATGATGGTATTGAATCAGGATCACAGGAAAAATACTGTGAGGTTGCAACAAGTGAAGGAAACTGTGCACGATCTCCGCTagagaggaaaagaaaattttctccAATAGTATGGGATCAGGATGACAACGAAGTCAATAATTTATCCAAACTCAGGGTTGTCACAGCAGTGACTACTCTGCCTCCACTTCCAAGAGTCCATCTGTCACCTAATGTTCCGGATAGAGGAGTTGAAACTCATCCTGTCAAACACACAGAGGCTGAGATTCTTGAGTTACCAACTGTAACTAATCCTCCTTTGCTGTCTGAGTCAGATCAGGATGCTGAGTCTGAGTCTCCTGTTGGTTTGCATTCATTGTTGCCAGATCAGGAAGCCAAGCGACCTGAAGGTGAAGATTATATTCCAACTCATAACATATCATCTTCAAGATGGGCTGCTGGAGATAACTCTCCTGGTGATGAAGGTGAAATAAATGATGACAAGGAAATCCTTAAGAGGAGGAAGCTATCTCCTGAGCTGGGTATGAGAGTAAGAAACAGGATGTCAAGACTAGAGGAATCTAACATAGAAGATTTTGTAGGAGCTAGAGCCAAATCATCTGAATCTGAAGAAAGAGGTAGCCATGGGAGATTATCCAGTGGAGATTATTGTCCTGGTAACATGTCAAGGAAGGATGATTATATGGAGATTGATGGTCAAGGTAGCAGAAGTGAAGCTAGTGGTTATCATTCAGATACAGATTTGGAAGATGATAGCAGAGAAACTTCTGAACCTCCGGTTCCACCACAAAGAGTTGCCAACATGCTTCAGGGTTGTAGAAGTGTTGATGAGTTTGAGAGACTGAACAAGATAGATGAAGGAACATATGGTGTCGTGTTTAGGGCCAAAGATAAGAAGACTGATGAAATTGTGGCATTGAAAAAGGTGAAGatggagaaggaaaaagaaggtTTTCCACTGACTTCTCTCAGGGAAATAAACattcttctttcctttcaccACCCATCCATAGTTGATGTTAAAGAAGTAGTGGTAGGAAGTAACCTTGATAGTATTTTCATGGTTATGGAATACATGGAACATGATCTTAAAGGACTAATGGAGGCAATGAAGCAGCCCTTTAGCCAGAGTGAAGTAAAGTGCTTAATGCTCCAGCTTTTAGAAGGTGTGAAGTATCTTCATGGCAACTGGGTGCTTCATAGGGATTTGAAGACTTCTAACCTGCTTCTGAATAATAGGGGTGAGttaaaaatttgtgattttggaTTGGCTCGTCAATATGGGAGCCCATTGAAACCATATACACACCTGGTGGTTACTCTTTGGTACAG GGCTCCTGAACTTCTTCTCGGGACAAAACAGTATTCAACAGCCATTGACATGTGGTCTCTGGGTTGTATAATGGCTGAGCTATTGTCCAAGGAACCACTGTTTAATGGGAGGACTGAATTTGAACAACTTGACAAG ATTTTCAGAATTCTTGGCAcaccaaatgaaacaatttggcCTGGGTTCTCAGAATTACCCCGAGTCAAGGTTAATTTTGTCAAGAATAA GTATAATCTCCTGCACAAAAAATTTCCTGCAACATCAGTCACCGGATCACCAGTTCTTTCTGATTCTGGATTTGATTTGTTGAACAAGCTTCTAACTTATGACCCTGTAAAG CGGATCACGGCTGAAGAAGCTCTAAACCATGAGTGGTTTCGTGAAGTTCCCCTTCCGAAGTCTAAAGAATTTATGCCTACATTCCCTGCTCAACATGCTCAGGACAG GCGAATGAGGAAAATATTAAAGAGTCCAGATCCATTAGCAAAGCAACACTGGAAGGAGATGCAGCAGGGTGAATCAGGGACTGGTGGTATTTTTGGTTAA
- the LOC114397684 gene encoding cyclin-dependent kinase G-2-like isoform X2: MAAGRHGGYRDNEFRDRESNFDVSRRVFNNNSRQEYDSMTNGSRDVVRVGSKDARDRIRLRQKDIREREAPNGSYLSKSDSGGSGGCSCGFGPRRCGFSVKTMDREPGELSSESGSDDDGIESGSQEKYCEVATSEGNCARSPLERKRKFSPIVWDQDDNEVNNLSKLRVVTAVTTLPPLPRVHLSPNVPDRGVETHPVKHTEAEILELPTVTNPPLLSESDQDAESESPVGLHSLLPDQEAKRPEGEDYIPTHNISSSRWAAGDNSPGDEGEINDDKEILKRRKLSPELGMRVRNRMSRLEESNIEDFVGARAKSSESEERGSHGRLSSGDYCPGNMSRKDDYMEIDGQGSRSEASGYHSDTDLEDDSRETSEPPVPPQRVANMLQGCRSVDEFERLNKIDEGTYGVVFRAKDKKTDEIVALKKVKMEKEKEGFPLTSLREINILLSFHHPSIVDVKEVVVGSNLDSIFMVMEYMEHDLKGLMEAMKQPFSQSEVKCLMLQLLEGVKYLHGNWVLHRDLKTSNLLLNNRGELKICDFGLARQYGSPLKPYTHLVVTLWYRAPELLLGTKQYSTAIDMWSLGCIMAELLSKEPLFNGRTEFEQLDKIFRILGTPNETIWPGFSELPRVKVNFVKNKLSTLGGSGIISCTKNFLQHQSPDHQFFLILDLIC; encoded by the exons ATGGCGGCTGGTAGACATGGAGGTTATCGTGACAACGAGTTTAGGGACCGTGAGTCCAATTTTGATGTTTCAAGGCgggtttttaataataattctaGACAAGAGTATGATAGTATGACGAATGGTAGCCGCGATGTTGTGAGGGTTGGGAGCAAGGATGCAAGAGATAGGATTAGACTGAGGCAGAAAGATATTAGGGAGAGGGAAGCTCCAAATGGTAGCTATTTGAGTAAGAGTGACTCTGGCGGTAGCGGCGGTTGTAGTTGTGGATTTGGTCCCAGAAGATGTGGGTTTTCTGTTAAGACTATGGATAGAGAGCCGGGTGAGCTTTCTAGTGAGAGTGGGTCCGATGATGATGGTATTGAATCAGGATCACAGGAAAAATACTGTGAGGTTGCAACAAGTGAAGGAAACTGTGCACGATCTCCGCTagagaggaaaagaaaattttctccAATAGTATGGGATCAGGATGACAACGAAGTCAATAATTTATCCAAACTCAGGGTTGTCACAGCAGTGACTACTCTGCCTCCACTTCCAAGAGTCCATCTGTCACCTAATGTTCCGGATAGAGGAGTTGAAACTCATCCTGTCAAACACACAGAGGCTGAGATTCTTGAGTTACCAACTGTAACTAATCCTCCTTTGCTGTCTGAGTCAGATCAGGATGCTGAGTCTGAGTCTCCTGTTGGTTTGCATTCATTGTTGCCAGATCAGGAAGCCAAGCGACCTGAAGGTGAAGATTATATTCCAACTCATAACATATCATCTTCAAGATGGGCTGCTGGAGATAACTCTCCTGGTGATGAAGGTGAAATAAATGATGACAAGGAAATCCTTAAGAGGAGGAAGCTATCTCCTGAGCTGGGTATGAGAGTAAGAAACAGGATGTCAAGACTAGAGGAATCTAACATAGAAGATTTTGTAGGAGCTAGAGCCAAATCATCTGAATCTGAAGAAAGAGGTAGCCATGGGAGATTATCCAGTGGAGATTATTGTCCTGGTAACATGTCAAGGAAGGATGATTATATGGAGATTGATGGTCAAGGTAGCAGAAGTGAAGCTAGTGGTTATCATTCAGATACAGATTTGGAAGATGATAGCAGAGAAACTTCTGAACCTCCGGTTCCACCACAAAGAGTTGCCAACATGCTTCAGGGTTGTAGAAGTGTTGATGAGTTTGAGAGACTGAACAAGATAGATGAAGGAACATATGGTGTCGTGTTTAGGGCCAAAGATAAGAAGACTGATGAAATTGTGGCATTGAAAAAGGTGAAGatggagaaggaaaaagaaggtTTTCCACTGACTTCTCTCAGGGAAATAAACattcttctttcctttcaccACCCATCCATAGTTGATGTTAAAGAAGTAGTGGTAGGAAGTAACCTTGATAGTATTTTCATGGTTATGGAATACATGGAACATGATCTTAAAGGACTAATGGAGGCAATGAAGCAGCCCTTTAGCCAGAGTGAAGTAAAGTGCTTAATGCTCCAGCTTTTAGAAGGTGTGAAGTATCTTCATGGCAACTGGGTGCTTCATAGGGATTTGAAGACTTCTAACCTGCTTCTGAATAATAGGGGTGAGttaaaaatttgtgattttggaTTGGCTCGTCAATATGGGAGCCCATTGAAACCATATACACACCTGGTGGTTACTCTTTGGTACAG GGCTCCTGAACTTCTTCTCGGGACAAAACAGTATTCAACAGCCATTGACATGTGGTCTCTGGGTTGTATAATGGCTGAGCTATTGTCCAAGGAACCACTGTTTAATGGGAGGACTGAATTTGAACAACTTGACAAG ATTTTCAGAATTCTTGGCAcaccaaatgaaacaatttggcCTGGGTTCTCAGAATTACCCCGAGTCAAGGTTAATTTTGTCAAGAATAA GCTTTCAACTCTGGGTGGTTCTG GTATAATCTCCTGCACAAAAAATTTCCTGCAACATCAGTCACCGGATCACCAGTTCTTTCTGATTCTGGATTTGATTTGTTGA